GGGCGGCGAAAACGAGTCGTTCCGTCGGATGCTCGCGCCGTCGAACTCTACCGGGACCTCGTCCGCCAGCACTCCCATATCGACTTCCCCGAACTGCTGACGGGCAAGGCACTCGAGGTGCTGTACTACCTCGACCAGCCGCGAACCGTCTCCGAGATCGCCGACCGGAGCGACAACTACCGCAACACGGTCAACCGCATCCTCAAGCGGATTCGCGACCGTGGTCTCGTCGGGACGGCCGACGGCCGCTACGAGTTCAACGCCGACTTCGACCGCCTCCACGAGTTCGCCCGTGAACTCGCACACCAGCTGCATCGCCAGCGCCTCGAAGCCGTCGCCCCGAAGGGGACGATTCTCTGGGAGGACTACGACGAATTCCTCGCGCAGGCCGAGAAGGAGATCGACGCAGAGGGGTTCCACGAAACCGGCCTCGCTCGGTTCGCGGCCTTCGACCTCCAGTTCCTGCTCACCGGCCACCGCTACTACGTCTACTCCGAGGATCTCGACGCAGTCTCGCCGGCGGAGCTCTGCTGTCACACGCTACTGATCGACGACGGCAGCCGTCACCGCTCGTACTGTCTCCTCCTGCTCAGCCACGTCGACGTCGACGAGGCGGACCTCCGAGAGCAGGCGGCGAAGTATGGCCTCGAAGACGAAATCGACGCCTTGCTCCGTTACCTCGAGACGCACGGCGAGGTCGACGACGACCGGCTCCCGGAGTGGGACGAGTTCCAGGAGCTGGCGGCTGACTACGAGGTGCCACTACCACAATGAGACCAACATTCGGACGTGAGTACATCGAGAACGAATTCCAGCGGATCGGGGACGGGCTATCTGAACCGCTCACGGTCTACCTGATCGGTGGTGGCGCGATGTCGCTGCGCGACCTCAAAGGGGCGACGAAAGACATCGACCTGGTCGTCCCGGATGGCGACGCGTACGGTCAGCTGTGGGCCGTCCTGATGGACCTCGGGTATGCGGAGGTTCAATCGCTGGATCCAGATTACCGGGCGCTTGGCGCGACGAGCTGCGTCGAGAACGACGACGGGTGTCGTCTCGACATCTTCAACCAGCAGGTCGCGAACAAGCTCGTGCTCACCGACGGGATGCAAGAGCGCAGCGAGCCGTTCCTCGACACGGATCGACTGACGGTCCGGCTGGTCAGCAACGAGGATATCTTCCTGTTCAAGGCAATCGCAGGCCGCGACGACGACATCGAGGACATGAATATGCTCGTGCAGGCCGGC
This is a stretch of genomic DNA from Salarchaeum sp. JOR-1. It encodes these proteins:
- a CDS encoding MarR family transcriptional regulator, with translation MLRRIELEILATVDRGDTISELATKLDHSESYLSRAVADLVEKGLVYTERDGRRKRVVPSDARAVELYRDLVRQHSHIDFPELLTGKALEVLYYLDQPRTVSEIADRSDNYRNTVNRILKRIRDRGLVGTADGRYEFNADFDRLHEFARELAHQLHRQRLEAVAPKGTILWEDYDEFLAQAEKEIDAEGFHETGLARFAAFDLQFLLTGHRYYVYSEDLDAVSPAELCCHTLLIDDGSRHRSYCLLLLSHVDVDEADLREQAAKYGLEDEIDALLRYLETHGEVDDDRLPEWDEFQELAADYEVPLPQ
- a CDS encoding DUF6036 family nucleotidyltransferase; translation: MRPTFGREYIENEFQRIGDGLSEPLTVYLIGGGAMSLRDLKGATKDIDLVVPDGDAYGQLWAVLMDLGYAEVQSLDPDYRALGATSCVENDDGCRLDIFNQQVANKLVLTDGMQERSEPFLDTDRLTVRLVSNEDIFLFKAIAGRDDDIEDMNMLVQAGLDYDVVRDELEAQIERLGDDQFATFANEALVELEERYGVTTPIEGRVQELTNRYYRGLEALQALDKPMTVDELAAELELDTDEVHDRLAYLSTFDRVRRDGDTVRPEE